One window of Microbacterium sediminis genomic DNA carries:
- a CDS encoding aspartate carbamoyltransferase catalytic subunit produces the protein MRHLLDTRTLARDDAIAILDVAEDMAATQEREVKKLPTLRGKTVVNLFFEDSTRTRISFEAAAKRLSADVINFSAKGSSVSKGESLQDTAQTLQAMAADAVVIRHGASGAPHTLATSGWISAGVVNAGDGTHEHPTQALLDAFTLRRRVHGAASRGRDLDGVRVAIVGDILHSRVARSNVWLLTALGAHVTLVAPPTLLPQDLSRWPVAVRYSLDEAIAERPDAVMMLRIQLERMNAAYFPSEREYSRQWGLDPVRLAALPDGTIVMHPGPMNRGLEISAAAADSPRSTVLEQVTNGVSVRMAVLYLLLAGERTEEER, from the coding sequence ATGAGGCACCTGCTCGACACCCGCACCCTCGCGCGCGACGACGCGATCGCGATCCTCGACGTCGCGGAGGACATGGCCGCCACGCAGGAGCGCGAGGTCAAGAAGCTGCCGACGCTGCGGGGCAAGACGGTCGTCAACCTCTTCTTCGAGGACTCCACGCGCACGCGCATCTCGTTCGAGGCCGCCGCCAAGCGGCTCTCGGCCGACGTGATCAACTTCTCGGCCAAGGGATCGAGCGTGTCCAAGGGCGAGAGCCTGCAGGACACGGCGCAGACCCTGCAGGCGATGGCCGCCGACGCCGTCGTGATCCGCCACGGCGCGTCGGGCGCGCCGCACACGCTCGCCACGAGCGGATGGATCTCCGCCGGTGTCGTCAACGCCGGCGACGGCACGCACGAGCACCCGACGCAGGCGCTCCTGGACGCCTTCACGCTGCGCCGCCGCGTGCACGGCGCCGCCAGCCGTGGGCGCGATCTGGACGGGGTCCGCGTGGCGATCGTCGGCGACATCCTGCACTCGCGCGTGGCGCGGTCGAACGTGTGGCTGCTGACCGCCCTCGGCGCGCACGTCACGCTCGTCGCCCCGCCCACGCTGCTGCCGCAGGATCTCAGCCGCTGGCCCGTCGCCGTGCGCTACAGCCTCGACGAGGCGATCGCCGAGCGGCCCGACGCCGTGATGATGCTGCGAATCCAGCTGGAGCGCATGAACGCCGCCTATTTCCCGTCTGAACGGGAGTATTCGCGGCAGTGGGGGCTCGACCCCGTGCGTCTGGCCGCGCTGCCGGACGGTACGATTGTGATGCACCCCGGGCCCATGAACCGGGGTCTGGAGATCAGCGCCGCAGCTGCCGACTCGCCCCGTTCGACCGTGCTCGAACAGGTGACCAACGGCGTGTCCGTGCGCATGGCTGTGCTCTACCTGCTGCTGGCGGGCGAGCGGACGGAGGAGGAGCGATGA
- a CDS encoding dihydroorotase: MSEVLLITGAAIEGGERADLIIEDGRIAEVGVGLSRAGATVIDADGLVALPGLVDLHTHLREPGGEASETVLTGTRAAAAGGFTAVFAMPNTNPVADTAGVVEQELALGESAGYATVQPIGAVTVGQKGERLAELGAMADSRARVRVFSDDGFCVWDPLIMRRALEYVKAFDGVIAQHAQDPRLTEGAQMNEGVVSAELGLAGWPAVAEESIIARDVLLAEHVGSRLHVCHLSTAGSVDIIRWAKKRGIAVTAEVTPHHLLLTDELVRGYDARYKVNPPLRREEDVLAVREGLADGTIDIVATDHAPHPLEAKACEWQAAANGMVGLESALRVVDQTMVRTGLIGWADVARVMSTAPARIGRLDGHGQSLVAGAPAHVTLYDPSVDGVFTQDDLHGRSVNSPYLGRELPGRVVWTIHRGRPTVADGALVEVAS; this comes from the coding sequence ATGAGCGAGGTGCTCCTCATCACCGGGGCCGCGATCGAGGGCGGCGAGCGCGCCGACCTGATCATCGAGGACGGGCGGATCGCCGAGGTCGGCGTGGGCCTCTCGCGGGCCGGCGCGACGGTGATCGACGCCGACGGCCTCGTGGCGCTGCCGGGACTGGTGGATCTGCACACCCACCTGCGCGAACCGGGCGGCGAGGCGAGCGAGACGGTCCTCACGGGCACGCGCGCCGCGGCCGCCGGGGGCTTCACCGCCGTGTTCGCGATGCCCAACACCAACCCCGTCGCCGACACGGCCGGAGTGGTGGAGCAGGAGCTCGCCCTCGGCGAGTCCGCCGGCTACGCCACCGTGCAGCCGATCGGCGCGGTCACGGTGGGGCAGAAGGGCGAGCGCCTGGCCGAGCTCGGTGCGATGGCCGACTCGCGGGCCCGCGTGCGCGTCTTCAGCGACGACGGCTTCTGCGTGTGGGACCCGCTGATCATGCGGCGCGCGCTGGAGTACGTCAAGGCATTCGACGGTGTGATCGCGCAGCACGCGCAGGATCCGCGCCTGACCGAGGGCGCGCAGATGAACGAGGGCGTCGTCTCGGCCGAGCTCGGGCTGGCCGGCTGGCCGGCCGTCGCCGAGGAGTCGATCATCGCCCGCGACGTGCTGCTGGCCGAGCACGTCGGCTCGCGCCTGCACGTGTGCCACCTGTCGACCGCCGGCTCCGTGGACATCATCCGGTGGGCCAAGAAGCGCGGCATCGCCGTGACGGCCGAGGTCACGCCGCACCACCTGCTCCTCACCGACGAGCTCGTGCGCGGCTACGACGCCCGGTACAAGGTGAACCCACCGCTGCGCCGCGAGGAGGACGTGCTCGCCGTGCGCGAGGGCCTCGCCGACGGCACGATCGACATCGTCGCGACCGATCACGCCCCGCACCCCCTCGAGGCGAAGGCATGCGAGTGGCAGGCGGCGGCCAACGGCATGGTCGGCCTCGAGAGCGCGCTGCGTGTGGTCGACCAGACCATGGTGCGCACCGGCCTGATCGGCTGGGCCGACGTCGCGCGCGTCATGTCGACCGCCCCGGCCCGCATCGGCCGGCTCGACGGTCACGGGCAGTCGCTCGTCGCCGGAGCCCCGGCGCACGTGACGCTGTACGACCCGAGCGTCGACGGCGTCTTCACGCAGGACGACCTGCACGGCCGCAGCGTCAACTCGCCCTACCTCGGCCGCGAGCTGCCCGGACGCGTCGTGTGGACCATCCACCGCGGCCGCCCGACCGTCGCCGACGGTGCACTCGTGGAGGTGGCCTCGTGA
- the carA gene encoding glutamine-hydrolyzing carbamoyl-phosphate synthase small subunit: MTSLLDRDPAVLVLEDGSRFPGHAYGARGTTVGEVVFTTGMTGYQETLTDPSYAGQIVLQTAPHIGNTGVNTEDPESRRVWVAGYIVRDPSRVVSNWRAEESLDAALERDGIVGISGIDTRAVTRHIRSDGSMRGAIFSGEAAAIDADEQLRIVAEAPQMAGQNLSAQVSVDVAAVTPAVGEKIGNLAVIDLGIKQATVDNLARRGFEVHVLPQSVTFAELKAIDPVAVFYSNGPGDPAASDAHVALLQETLRDGLPFFGICFGNQLLGRALGLGTYKLPYGHRGINQPVLDRTTGKVEITAHNHGFAVDAPLDGPFDSPAGFGRVEVSHVDLNDDVVEGLRALDIPAFSVQYHPEAAGGPHDANYLFDRFQAMVIDHLGKKDANA, translated from the coding sequence GTGACCTCACTGCTCGATCGCGATCCCGCCGTCCTCGTCCTCGAGGACGGGAGCCGATTCCCCGGGCACGCCTACGGCGCGCGCGGCACGACCGTCGGCGAGGTGGTGTTCACCACCGGCATGACCGGCTACCAGGAGACCCTGACGGATCCGTCGTACGCGGGCCAGATCGTGCTGCAGACGGCCCCGCACATCGGCAACACCGGCGTGAACACCGAGGACCCCGAGAGCCGCCGCGTCTGGGTGGCCGGCTACATCGTGCGAGACCCCAGCCGCGTCGTCTCCAACTGGCGCGCCGAGGAGTCGCTCGACGCGGCCCTCGAGCGCGACGGCATCGTCGGCATCAGCGGCATCGACACCCGCGCCGTCACCCGCCACATCCGCTCCGACGGCTCGATGCGCGGCGCCATCTTCTCGGGCGAGGCCGCGGCCATCGACGCCGACGAGCAGCTGCGGATCGTCGCCGAGGCCCCGCAGATGGCCGGCCAGAACCTCTCGGCGCAGGTCTCGGTCGACGTGGCCGCCGTCACGCCGGCGGTGGGGGAGAAGATCGGCAACCTGGCCGTGATCGACCTGGGCATCAAGCAGGCCACCGTCGACAACCTCGCGCGCCGCGGCTTCGAGGTGCACGTGCTGCCGCAGTCGGTGACGTTCGCCGAGCTCAAGGCGATCGACCCCGTCGCGGTGTTCTACTCGAACGGCCCGGGCGACCCCGCGGCGAGCGACGCGCACGTCGCCCTGCTGCAGGAGACGCTGCGCGACGGCCTGCCGTTCTTCGGCATCTGCTTCGGCAACCAGCTGCTCGGGCGCGCGCTCGGCCTGGGCACCTACAAGCTGCCGTACGGCCACCGCGGCATCAACCAGCCGGTGCTCGACCGCACCACCGGCAAGGTCGAGATCACCGCCCACAACCACGGCTTCGCCGTCGACGCGCCCCTCGACGGCCCGTTCGACAGCCCCGCCGGCTTCGGCCGCGTCGAGGTCAGCCACGTGGACCTCAACGACGACGTCGTGGAGGGCCTGCGCGCCCTCGACATCCCCGCGTTCTCGGTGCAGTACCACCCCGAGGCCGCCGGCGGCCCGCACGACGCGAACTACCTCTTCGACCGTTTCCAGGCCATGGTGATCGACCACCTCGGCAAGAAGGACGCCAATGCCTAA
- the carB gene encoding carbamoyl-phosphate synthase large subunit, whose protein sequence is MPKRDDINSVLVIGSGPIVIGQACEFDYSGTQACRVLREEGVRVILVNSNPATIMTDPDFADATYVEPITPEVIETIIAKERPDAILPTLGGQTALNAAMALHARGILEKYDVELIGAKVDAIRKGEDRQIFKQLVIDAGADVARSAIAHTMDEVLAAAEELGYPLVVRPSFTMGGLGSGFAHNEEELRRMAGQGLRESTTTEVLLEESILGWKEYELELMRDTADNTVVVCSIENVDPVGVHTGDSITVAPALTLTDREYQKLRDIGIDIIRAVGVDTGGCNIQFAVNPENGRIIVIEMNPRVSRSSALASKATGFPIAKLAAKLALGYRLDEVPNDITKVTPASFEPTLDYVVVKVPRFAFEKFPAADPTLTTTMKSVGEAMAIGRNYTTALQKALRSVEKRGSSFHWGEQMRTVESLLESIQTPTDGRIVDVQQALRLGASVEQVFEATKIDPWFLDQIVLINEVADAVAAAGELDERVLRLAKEHGFSDAQIAQLRGIAETEVRALRHRLGLRPVFKTVDTCAGEFPALTPYHYSSYDFETEVTPSERKKVVIIGSGPNRIGQGVEFDYSCVQASFALGAAGYETVMVNCNPETVSTDYDTSDRLYFEPLTLEDVLEVLHAESLSGEIHGVVCQLGGQTPLGLAKGIEEAGYRILGTSPAAIDLAEDRKLFGEILERGGLMAPRNGTATTEDEAVRIAEEIGYPVLVRPSFVLGGRGMEIVYDTANLRDYFARIAEHAIIGADAPLLVDRFLDDAVEIDVDALFDGDDLYIGGIMEHLEEAGIHSGDSSCALPPMSLGKGEIDRVREATRAIAAGVGVRGLLNVQFAISAGVLYVIEANPRASRTVPFVSKALGLPMAQAASRIMAGETIAQLKAEGLLPAQDGSVVPIDSPVSVKEAVLPFKRFRTQDGKIVDSVLGPEMRSTGEAMGIDKNFPIAFAKSQSAAYGGIPSEGTVFISVADADKRDVILPAHRLHQLGFEILATEGTAEILRRNGIPVELVAKYSDTQGSDETNVVDLINEGRVDIVVNTPSGMSARADGYEIRAAAVAADKALFTTIVTLGAAVSAMDATRGGYEVKSLQEYAADRAARVVA, encoded by the coding sequence ATGCCTAAGCGCGACGACATCAACTCCGTCCTCGTCATCGGATCCGGCCCGATCGTCATCGGCCAGGCCTGCGAGTTCGACTACTCGGGGACCCAGGCGTGCCGCGTGCTGCGCGAGGAGGGCGTGCGCGTCATCCTCGTCAACTCGAACCCGGCCACGATCATGACCGACCCGGACTTCGCCGACGCCACCTACGTCGAGCCGATCACCCCCGAGGTCATCGAGACGATCATCGCCAAGGAGCGCCCCGACGCGATCCTGCCGACGCTCGGCGGCCAGACCGCGCTGAACGCCGCCATGGCGCTGCACGCCCGCGGCATCCTCGAGAAGTACGACGTGGAGCTCATCGGCGCGAAGGTCGACGCGATCCGCAAGGGCGAGGACCGGCAGATCTTCAAGCAGCTGGTGATCGACGCCGGCGCCGACGTGGCCCGCAGCGCGATCGCCCACACGATGGACGAGGTCCTCGCCGCCGCCGAGGAGCTCGGCTACCCGCTCGTCGTGCGCCCGTCCTTCACGATGGGCGGGCTCGGCTCGGGCTTCGCGCACAACGAGGAGGAGCTGCGCCGCATGGCCGGCCAGGGCCTGCGCGAGTCGACCACCACCGAGGTGCTCCTGGAGGAGTCGATCCTCGGCTGGAAGGAGTACGAGCTCGAGCTCATGCGCGACACGGCCGACAACACGGTCGTCGTCTGCTCGATCGAGAACGTCGACCCGGTCGGCGTGCACACCGGCGACTCGATCACCGTGGCGCCCGCGCTCACGCTGACCGACCGCGAGTACCAGAAGCTGCGCGACATCGGCATCGACATCATCCGCGCCGTGGGCGTGGACACCGGCGGTTGCAACATCCAGTTCGCGGTGAACCCCGAGAACGGCCGCATCATCGTCATCGAGATGAACCCGCGCGTGTCGCGCTCGTCGGCGTTGGCCTCGAAGGCGACGGGCTTCCCGATCGCCAAGCTCGCGGCCAAGCTGGCGCTGGGCTACCGCCTCGACGAGGTGCCCAACGACATCACGAAGGTCACGCCGGCCTCGTTCGAGCCCACGCTCGACTACGTCGTCGTGAAGGTGCCCCGCTTCGCGTTCGAGAAGTTCCCGGCCGCCGACCCCACCCTCACCACGACCATGAAGTCGGTGGGCGAGGCGATGGCGATCGGCCGCAACTACACCACGGCGCTGCAGAAGGCGCTGCGCTCGGTCGAGAAGCGCGGATCCTCGTTCCACTGGGGCGAGCAGATGCGCACCGTGGAGTCGCTGCTGGAGTCGATCCAGACGCCCACCGACGGCCGCATCGTCGACGTGCAGCAGGCGCTGCGCCTGGGCGCCAGCGTCGAGCAGGTGTTCGAGGCCACGAAGATCGACCCCTGGTTCCTCGACCAGATCGTGCTCATCAACGAGGTCGCCGACGCCGTCGCCGCGGCGGGCGAGCTCGACGAGCGCGTGCTGCGCCTGGCCAAGGAGCACGGCTTCTCGGACGCCCAGATCGCGCAGCTGCGCGGCATCGCCGAGACCGAGGTCCGCGCCCTGCGGCACCGGCTCGGCCTGCGCCCGGTGTTCAAGACCGTCGACACCTGCGCCGGCGAGTTCCCGGCCCTCACGCCGTACCACTACTCGTCGTACGACTTCGAGACCGAGGTCACGCCGTCCGAGCGCAAGAAGGTCGTCATCATCGGCTCGGGCCCCAACCGCATCGGGCAGGGCGTCGAGTTCGACTACTCGTGCGTGCAGGCGTCGTTCGCGCTCGGCGCGGCCGGCTACGAGACCGTGATGGTCAACTGCAACCCCGAGACGGTCTCGACCGACTACGACACCTCCGACCGCCTCTACTTCGAGCCCCTCACCCTCGAGGACGTGCTCGAGGTGCTGCACGCCGAGTCGCTCTCGGGCGAGATCCACGGCGTGGTGTGCCAGCTCGGCGGCCAGACGCCGCTGGGCCTGGCCAAGGGCATCGAGGAGGCCGGCTACCGCATCCTCGGCACGAGCCCCGCGGCGATCGACCTGGCCGAGGACCGCAAGCTGTTCGGCGAGATCCTCGAACGCGGCGGCCTCATGGCCCCGCGCAACGGCACGGCGACGACCGAGGACGAGGCCGTGCGCATCGCCGAGGAGATCGGCTACCCGGTGCTCGTGCGTCCCTCGTTCGTGCTCGGCGGCCGCGGCATGGAGATCGTCTACGACACGGCGAACCTGCGCGACTACTTCGCCCGCATCGCGGAGCACGCGATCATCGGCGCCGATGCGCCGCTGCTCGTGGACCGCTTCCTGGACGACGCGGTCGAGATCGACGTCGACGCGCTCTTCGACGGCGACGACCTCTACATCGGCGGCATCATGGAGCACCTCGAGGAGGCCGGCATCCACTCGGGCGACTCGAGCTGCGCGCTGCCGCCGATGTCGCTCGGCAAGGGCGAGATCGATCGCGTGCGCGAGGCGACGCGGGCGATCGCCGCGGGCGTGGGCGTGCGCGGCCTGCTCAACGTGCAGTTCGCGATCAGCGCGGGCGTGCTCTACGTCATCGAGGCCAACCCGCGCGCCAGCCGCACGGTGCCGTTCGTGTCGAAGGCCCTGGGTCTGCCCATGGCGCAGGCGGCGAGCCGGATCATGGCAGGCGAGACGATCGCGCAGCTGAAGGCCGAGGGCCTGCTGCCCGCGCAGGACGGCTCGGTCGTGCCGATCGACTCCCCGGTGTCGGTCAAGGAGGCGGTGCTGCCGTTCAAGCGGTTCCGCACCCAGGACGGCAAGATCGTCGACTCGGTCCTCGGCCCGGAGATGCGCTCCACGGGCGAGGCGATGGGCATCGACAAGAACTTCCCGATCGCCTTCGCCAAGAGCCAGTCCGCGGCCTACGGCGGCATCCCGAGCGAGGGCACCGTGTTCATCTCGGTCGCCGACGCCGACAAGCGCGATGTCATCCTGCCGGCCCACCGCCTGCACCAGCTCGGCTTCGAGATCCTCGCCACCGAGGGCACGGCGGAGATCCTGCGCCGCAACGGCATCCCCGTCGAGCTCGTCGCCAAGTACAGCGACACCCAGGGCTCGGACGAGACGAACGTGGTCGACCTCATCAACGAGGGCCGCGTGGACATCGTCGTGAACACGCCCAGCGGCATGTCGGCGCGCGCCGACGGGTACGAGATCCGCGCCGCCGCCGTGGCCGCCGACAAGGCGCTGTTCACGACGATCGTCACGCTCGGTGCGGCCGTCAGCGCGATGGACGCCACCCGCGGCGGCTACGAGGTGAAGAGCCTGCAGGAGTACGCCGCCGATCGCGCGGCACGGGTGGTCGCCTGA
- the pyrF gene encoding orotidine-5'-phosphate decarboxylase encodes MVQSFGARVRETIASRGRLCVGIDPHAGLLGEWGLDDSAEGVREFGLRVVEAAVGRTGVVKPQVSFFERHGWRGLAALGEVMAAARAAGLIVIADAKRGDIGSTMDAYAEAWLTPGAELEADAVTASPYLGVGALDGTFDRALAAGKGVFILAATSNPEARALQASVADGATVSAQVIAEVSARNAAHGDDWGSFGLVIGATVDWARAGIAPFAPAAPILAPGFGRQGAVPADLAERFGAMAPCVLASESRSLLSAGPDGLADAIDAAASAYREAAR; translated from the coding sequence ATGGTGCAGTCCTTCGGCGCCCGCGTGCGCGAGACGATCGCGTCGCGCGGACGCCTGTGCGTGGGGATCGACCCGCACGCGGGCCTGCTGGGCGAGTGGGGGCTGGACGACTCGGCCGAGGGCGTGCGCGAATTCGGCTTGCGCGTGGTCGAGGCCGCCGTCGGCCGCACCGGCGTGGTCAAGCCGCAGGTGTCGTTCTTCGAGCGCCACGGCTGGCGGGGACTCGCCGCGCTCGGCGAGGTCATGGCGGCCGCCCGCGCGGCGGGGCTGATCGTCATCGCCGACGCCAAGCGCGGCGACATCGGCTCCACCATGGACGCGTACGCGGAGGCCTGGCTGACGCCGGGCGCCGAGCTTGAGGCGGATGCCGTCACGGCCAGCCCGTACCTCGGCGTCGGTGCGCTGGACGGCACGTTCGACCGGGCGCTGGCCGCGGGCAAGGGCGTGTTCATCCTGGCCGCGACGAGCAACCCCGAGGCGCGGGCGCTCCAGGCTTCGGTCGCGGACGGCGCCACCGTCTCGGCGCAGGTGATCGCCGAGGTGTCGGCCCGCAACGCCGCGCACGGTGACGACTGGGGTTCGTTCGGCCTCGTCATCGGCGCCACCGTCGACTGGGCGCGGGCGGGCATCGCCCCCTTCGCCCCGGCCGCGCCGATCCTCGCACCCGGCTTCGGCCGGCAGGGCGCCGTCCCCGCCGACCTGGCGGAGCGCTTCGGCGCGATGGCGCCGTGCGTGCTGGCCTCCGAGAGCCGCTCGCTGCTGTCGGCCGGGCCCGACGGCCTCGCCGACGCGATCGACGCCGCGGCCTCGGCGTACCGGGAGGCGGCGCGATGA
- the gmk gene encoding guanylate kinase: MSDTRRPPEVDRVAASRKAVAARRARAGLKRDIATRVVTPQEVLRRASADPASPAGTLRVTEFLTSLPAIGEGKRDRILAELQISPVKRLGGLGPRQRGALAAWLDRRMPEPQPRPGRSRLLVLAGPTAVGKGTVSTYIRDHYPQVALSVSATTRKPRPGEVHGEHYYFVDDAEFDRMIADGELLEYATVHNAYRYGTPRGPVQEALDAGRTVLLEIDLQGARQVRAAEPSATLVFLLPPSWDELVQRLVGRGTEDEEERARRLRTARVELAAQGEFDFFVVNDDVAEAARQVVELSDGPER; encoded by the coding sequence ATGAGCGACACCCGCCGTCCCCCCGAGGTCGACCGCGTGGCCGCCTCGCGCAAGGCCGTGGCCGCCCGTCGCGCCCGGGCGGGCCTGAAGCGCGACATCGCCACCCGCGTGGTCACGCCGCAGGAGGTGCTGCGCCGCGCGAGCGCCGATCCGGCGTCGCCGGCCGGCACGCTGCGCGTCACGGAGTTCCTCACCTCGCTGCCCGCGATCGGGGAGGGCAAGCGCGACCGCATCCTCGCCGAGCTGCAGATCTCGCCGGTCAAGCGCCTCGGCGGCCTCGGGCCGCGCCAGCGCGGCGCCCTCGCGGCCTGGCTCGACCGCCGCATGCCCGAGCCGCAGCCGCGCCCCGGCCGCAGCCGCCTGCTCGTGCTGGCCGGGCCCACCGCGGTCGGCAAGGGCACCGTGTCGACGTACATCCGCGACCACTACCCTCAGGTCGCGCTGTCGGTGAGTGCCACCACCCGCAAGCCGCGCCCCGGCGAGGTGCACGGGGAGCACTACTACTTCGTCGACGACGCGGAGTTCGACCGCATGATCGCCGACGGCGAGCTGCTCGAGTACGCCACCGTCCACAACGCGTACCGCTACGGCACGCCGCGCGGTCCCGTGCAGGAGGCGCTCGACGCCGGTCGCACCGTGCTGCTCGAGATCGACCTGCAGGGCGCGCGCCAGGTGCGGGCGGCCGAGCCGAGCGCGACGCTCGTGTTCCTCCTGCCGCCCAGTTGGGACGAGCTCGTGCAGCGGCTCGTCGGCCGCGGCACCGAGGACGAGGAGGAGCGGGCCCGCCGCCTGCGCACCGCGCGGGTGGAGTTGGCGGCCCAGGGGGAGTTCGACTTCTTCGTCGTCAACGACGACGTCGCCGAGGCGGCGCGTCAGGTCGTAGAATTGTCGGATGGGCCCGAGCGCTGA
- the rpoZ gene encoding DNA-directed RNA polymerase subunit omega: MAAENKGIVDPPIDELLDRVDSKYQLVIYGSKRARQINDYYTDLHEGNLFDNVGPLVDSEIQDKPLTIALREIHQDKLRLRPLGE, encoded by the coding sequence ATGGCCGCTGAGAACAAGGGCATCGTCGACCCGCCCATCGACGAGCTGCTCGACCGGGTCGACTCGAAGTACCAGCTCGTGATCTACGGCTCCAAGCGCGCCCGTCAGATCAACGACTACTACACGGATCTGCACGAGGGGAACCTGTTCGACAACGTCGGGCCGCTCGTCGACTCGGAGATCCAGGACAAGCCGCTGACGATCGCGCTGCGCGAGATCCACCAGGACAAGCTGCGCCTTCGCCCGCTCGGCGAGTAA
- the metK gene encoding methionine adenosyltransferase, translating into MTLRLFTSESVTEGHPDKICDQISDSVLDALLAQDPQARVAVETLVTTGLVHVAGEIRTEGYADISSIVRTVIRDIGYTSSEMGFDADSCGVTVSVGEQSQEIGDGVTASEEQRGGEAADDLDRQGAGDQGIMFGYATNETPEYMPMAIWAAHRMSERLTAVRKSGELGFLRPDGKTQVTLGYDGAVPKTVETVVLSTQHHPDISQADLADAVERVVIRPVLEQTGLDASHVQLHINPSGSFVLGGPKADAGLTGRKIIIDTYGGAARHGGGAFSGKDPSKVDRSAAYAMRWVAKNAVAAGLAERLEVQVAYAIGKANPVGLYVETFGTGAVPDEAIIGAIRDVFDLRPAAIIRDLDLLRPIYARTAAYGHFGRELPEFTWERLDRVDALRAAAGL; encoded by the coding sequence ATGACCCTGCGCCTGTTCACCTCGGAGTCCGTCACCGAGGGGCACCCCGACAAGATCTGCGACCAGATCAGCGACAGCGTGCTCGACGCGCTCCTCGCGCAGGACCCGCAGGCCCGCGTGGCGGTCGAGACCCTGGTGACGACCGGTCTCGTCCACGTGGCCGGCGAGATCCGCACCGAGGGCTACGCCGACATCTCGTCGATCGTGCGCACCGTCATCCGCGACATCGGCTACACCTCCAGCGAGATGGGCTTCGACGCCGACTCGTGCGGCGTGACGGTGTCGGTCGGCGAGCAGTCGCAGGAGATCGGCGACGGCGTCACCGCGTCCGAGGAGCAGCGCGGCGGTGAGGCGGCCGACGACCTCGACCGGCAGGGCGCCGGCGACCAGGGCATCATGTTCGGCTACGCCACGAACGAGACGCCCGAGTACATGCCGATGGCCATCTGGGCCGCCCACCGCATGTCGGAGCGCCTCACGGCGGTGCGCAAGTCGGGCGAGCTCGGCTTCCTGCGCCCCGACGGCAAGACCCAGGTGACGCTGGGCTACGACGGCGCCGTGCCGAAGACGGTCGAGACGGTCGTGCTGTCCACGCAGCACCACCCCGACATCTCCCAGGCCGACCTGGCCGACGCCGTCGAGCGCGTCGTCATCCGCCCGGTGCTGGAGCAGACGGGTCTGGACGCCTCGCACGTGCAGCTGCACATCAACCCGTCGGGCAGCTTCGTGCTCGGCGGCCCCAAGGCCGACGCCGGCCTCACGGGGCGCAAGATCATCATCGACACCTACGGCGGTGCGGCCCGCCACGGCGGCGGCGCCTTCAGCGGCAAGGATCCGTCGAAGGTGGACCGCTCCGCCGCCTACGCCATGCGCTGGGTCGCCAAGAACGCCGTCGCGGCGGGCCTGGCCGAGCGTCTCGAGGTGCAGGTGGCCTACGCGATCGGCAAGGCCAACCCCGTGGGCCTCTACGTCGAGACCTTCGGCACGGGTGCGGTTCCCGACGAGGCGATCATCGGAGCGATCCGCGACGTGTTCGACCTGCGCCCCGCCGCGATCATCCGCGACCTTGACCTGCTGCGTCCCATCTACGCCCGCACCGCCGCCTACGGGCACTTCGGTCGCGAGCTGCCCGAGTTCACCTGGGAGCGCCTCGACCGCGTCGACGCCCTGCGCGCCGCGGCGGGCCTCTGA